The sequence CCGCACCCGCGTGAAATATTCGGCCAGGCCCCAGCTTGCCGCCGCCACGCACGCACCGCCGAGCGCCACGCTGCCACCCATGTGCAGCCCGAAGCGGCCGGGCTCGTCGGGCAAGGGGAGGAGGGTCGCACCGATCCAACCGACCGCGATCAGCAGCAGCAAGGCGGCGATCGTCACGAAGATGTCGTTGAAGCCGGTGACGAGCCGGAAACTCTCCTCGTCGACCGACGGAGCCCCACGATCGCGCGCCACGCTCGCGCGCAACGCGGCCGCCGCGGCGGGGCTGATCGCGCCGGTGGCGACCGCCGCCTCGATATCGCTTTCGCTGTACATGCTCGTTTCCTGACGCGGATATAATCACAGTGTATTGCATAAACAATACACGGCTGGCCGGGTTGCATGCGTCAATCGCCGTGGGTAGGCGCGGTGCATGGCCGACCCTTATTCTCCCCTGATCCTCGGTCTCGGCGGAACGGCCCGGCCGAACTCGACCAGCGAGCGCGCGGCGCGGGCGGCGCTGGCGGCGTGCGAGGCGCTTGGCGCACGGATCGAACTGATCGATGGACCGACACTCGCCCGGCTGCCGCTGTACGTGCCGGGAGAAACCCAGCGATCCGACGACGAAGCCCGGCTGGTTGCGGCGGCGCGCGCGTGCGACGGCATCATCGTCGTCTCGCCGGGCTATCACGGCAGCATTTCGGGGCCGATCAAGAATGCGCTCGATCTGCTGGAGGATCTGGCGCGCGACGGGCGCCCCTATCTCGATGGCTGCGCCTTCGGCACGATCGTCACCGCTTATGGCTGGCTGGCGTGCGGCACGACCTTGGTGACGCTCCGCTCGATCGCGCATGCGTTGCGCGCTTGGCCGACGCCATATGGCGTCGCGCTGAACGCATCGCAGCCTTTGTTCGACGATGAGAATATGTGCCTGGACGACAAGATCGCCCGGCAGATCGAGATTGTGGCAGACCAGGTGGTGAGTTTCGCTCGTTGGCGGCATGCGGGCGCGGCGCCGCGAGATTGATCTCTCGTGTATTCCGCCAGCGGGCTTGCACCCCTTCGGGCGTAGCCTAAGTAACCTATGTGAGCCGCGACGAGCCCGCGGATTGCGTGGAGACGCCAGTGGCATCACGGCATGAGACGATCGACCGGGCGGGTATGCCGCAGACGGGCGCCGATTCTGTCGATCTCACGGTCTGCGATCGCGAGCCGATCCATATTCCGGGCTCGATCCAGCCGCATGGTCTGTTGCTGGTGGCCGATGCCGGCAACGGCCGCGTCGTCGCCGGCGCGGGCGATATCGAAGGGCGGTTGACGCCAGTTTGGCTCGGCCGGCCTTTGTCGGAACTGGTGGCGCAGGATCTCGGCCGCGTCCGCATGCAGCTCGATGGCGCGATCGGCACCGTCATGCCGCTGGCGGCAGTGCCGGGGCGGCGCGAGGCGTTCGACGCGATCATCCATCGTTCCGAAGCGCATCTGCTGGTCGAACTCGAGCCGAAGCCAGAAACCGCGATGACGGCGGCGACGTTGCTGGGCCGCCTGGATGCGATCAGCGCGGCGTTCGAGCGGGCGACGGACCTGCAGTCGCTGTGCGAGCGCGCGGCGGTCGCGTTTCGCGAGATGACCGGCTTCGATCGCGTGATGATCTACCGCTTCCTCGACGACGGCGCCGGCATGGTGATCGCCGAGGATCGCGATCGGACCTTGGCGTCGTTCCTTCACCACCATTTTCCGGCGAGCGACATTCCGCGACAGGCGCGCGCGCTTTATGTGCGCAATCGCGTGCGAGTCATTCCGGACGTGACCTACGAGCCTGCTCCGTTGCGCCCGGAGGGCATGGGGCTCGGCATGCTCGACTTCAGCGATGCGGCGTTGCGCAGTGTTTCGCCCATCCACCTCCAATATCTGCGCAACATGGGCGTGGCGGCATCGGCATCGGTGTCGATCGTGCGCAACGGCGCATTGTGGGGCCTCGTCGCGTGCCACAATCATTCGCCGCTGCGCATCGCGCATGAGCAACGCGTGGCTTGCGCGGCGCTCGCCGGCAGTCTTGCCCGCCAGATTCGCGCCAAGGAGGATGGCGAGACCTATCGCGAGCGCATCCGGCTGCGGGCGTGCGAGGACGCGGTGATCGGGCGCTTTGCGGACGACATCTCGGTCGATCGCGCGATCGAGGAGACGGCGGAGGATTTGCGGCGCATGTTCGACGCCGATGGCTTCGCCATCGTTCAGGGCAACCGGCGCACGCAGACCGGCACCTGTCCGCCCGAGCATCTGTTGCCGGCGCTGGCTGCGGGGATCGCGCCACGTGCCACGGTCGAGCCCTTCGCAACCTTTCACCTGGCGCGCGATTTTCCGGCAGCCGAGGAGTATCGCGAGGCGGCGAGCGGCCTGCTGGCGATGGCGATCGCGGCCGAACCACCGGCCTTGCTCCTGTGGTTTCGCGCCGAGCAACTGGAGACCGTCAACTGGGCCGGCAATCCGCACAAGGATGCGCCCGGGGAAGGCGGCCAGCTGACACCGCGCAGCTCGTTCGAGGCGTGGAAGGAGATGGTGCACGGCCGCGCGCGGCGCTGGACCCGTGGCGAGCTGGATGCGGCCGTGCGGTTAAGGCGTACGCTCTACGAACTGCGCCAATCGCGCCGGTTGCGCGAACTCAACCGTGAACTGAGCGCCACGATCGCGGAGAAAGACGCGCTGATCGTGGAGAAGGAGCATCTGCTGCGCGAGGTCAATCATCGCGTGCAGAACAGCCTGCAGCTCGTCCAGGCGTTCCTTGCGCTGCAGGAGCGTGCCGAGCCCGACGAGCGTCTGCAGGTGCATCTGGCCGAGGCGCAGCGGCGGCTGTCGGCGGTCGCGCTCGTCCACCGGCGGCTCTATCAGGCCGAGCAGGTCGATACGACGGATCTCGGCCGCTATCTCGAGGATCTGGTCCGCGACATGCTGACGAGCATGGGGCCGGAATGGCAGGACCAAATCTCGCTCGACCTCGCACCGATGCTGATTCAGGCAGATCGCGCGGTCAATGTCGGGCTGATCCTGACCGAACTCGTCATCAACGCCAACAAATATGCCTATGGCGGCGGCAGCGGCCCGATCGAGATCCTGCTGGAACAGCATCGTGGCACGTTCAGGCTGGAGGTCGCGGATTCGGGGCAAGCGCCGCCGCAGCTGCGCACGGGCTTCGGCACGCGCATGATCGCGGCGATGGTGCAAACGCTGGGGGGCACGGTCGAGCGGGCCGACAATCTGCCCGGCATGCGCGTGATCATCACTGCGCCGGTAGAGGCACGCTGACTTCGCGCGAAGTCGCCAGTGTTCAAGCTCCGGCCGGTTCCACGCGGGCGGCCGCCGCATAAAGGCTGAAGGCCGCGCGTGCGCCGGCGAGCAACGACGCGAACCACGCTTCGCCGGTATAGGCTGCATCGAGTGCCTGGCAGAAAGCGCGCCACGCGCCACGCTCGTGCACGGCCGAAAGATAGGCGCGCGGCAGTCCGTCCGCGACGCGT is a genomic window of Sphingomonas nostoxanthinifaciens containing:
- a CDS encoding NADPH-dependent FMN reductase, giving the protein MADPYSPLILGLGGTARPNSTSERAARAALAACEALGARIELIDGPTLARLPLYVPGETQRSDDEARLVAAARACDGIIVVSPGYHGSISGPIKNALDLLEDLARDGRPYLDGCAFGTIVTAYGWLACGTTLVTLRSIAHALRAWPTPYGVALNASQPLFDDENMCLDDKIARQIEIVADQVVSFARWRHAGAAPRD
- a CDS encoding histidine kinase dimerization/phosphoacceptor domain -containing protein yields the protein MASRHETIDRAGMPQTGADSVDLTVCDREPIHIPGSIQPHGLLLVADAGNGRVVAGAGDIEGRLTPVWLGRPLSELVAQDLGRVRMQLDGAIGTVMPLAAVPGRREAFDAIIHRSEAHLLVELEPKPETAMTAATLLGRLDAISAAFERATDLQSLCERAAVAFREMTGFDRVMIYRFLDDGAGMVIAEDRDRTLASFLHHHFPASDIPRQARALYVRNRVRVIPDVTYEPAPLRPEGMGLGMLDFSDAALRSVSPIHLQYLRNMGVAASASVSIVRNGALWGLVACHNHSPLRIAHEQRVACAALAGSLARQIRAKEDGETYRERIRLRACEDAVIGRFADDISVDRAIEETAEDLRRMFDADGFAIVQGNRRTQTGTCPPEHLLPALAAGIAPRATVEPFATFHLARDFPAAEEYREAASGLLAMAIAAEPPALLLWFRAEQLETVNWAGNPHKDAPGEGGQLTPRSSFEAWKEMVHGRARRWTRGELDAAVRLRRTLYELRQSRRLRELNRELSATIAEKDALIVEKEHLLREVNHRVQNSLQLVQAFLALQERAEPDERLQVHLAEAQRRLSAVALVHRRLYQAEQVDTTDLGRYLEDLVRDMLTSMGPEWQDQISLDLAPMLIQADRAVNVGLILTELVINANKYAYGGGSGPIEILLEQHRGTFRLEVADSGQAPPQLRTGFGTRMIAAMVQTLGGTVERADNLPGMRVIITAPVEAR